The following proteins are encoded in a genomic region of Bosea beijingensis:
- a CDS encoding ArgE/DapE family deacylase — MNADIRTAILAAVDAGFDEQVKVTQRLVAAPSFCCREAPAQEVMAAELGARGYDVDSWTFAAAELENMPGYGPAVLDYDQTFNVVGTLNADSSRGRSLILNGHVDVVPTGDPEDWTTPPFEPRIANGKLYGRGSGDMKAGLLAGLFGVEAIRKAGFDPLGRIHVQSVVDEESSGNGTLACVARGYTADAALVLEPTAEDLITTQIGIVWFHVRLRGTPAHASGFQGRTPNVIEKAFILMEALRKVEDRCNAPENRHPAYADHPHPIRLNIGQIEGGNWPSSAPGFCTFSGRLAAYPDQDPAEVMAALTEAIEAATAADPFLKANPPQISFRGNRFPGFLARGIEVVRPALENAHQQAFGRPLRETVIAFGSDARVLGLNAGIPSLVYGPTSENLHGIDECVDLESLRRVTKTVALFVADWCGIEPRKGR, encoded by the coding sequence ATGAACGCGGATATACGGACGGCCATTCTCGCTGCGGTCGACGCGGGTTTCGACGAACAGGTCAAGGTCACGCAGCGCCTCGTCGCCGCGCCCTCCTTCTGCTGCCGCGAGGCGCCGGCCCAGGAGGTCATGGCGGCCGAGCTCGGTGCCCGCGGCTACGATGTCGACAGTTGGACCTTTGCCGCCGCCGAGCTTGAGAACATGCCGGGCTATGGCCCCGCCGTGCTCGACTACGACCAGACCTTCAACGTCGTCGGCACACTGAACGCCGATAGCAGCCGCGGCCGGTCGCTGATCCTCAACGGGCATGTCGACGTCGTCCCGACCGGCGATCCCGAGGACTGGACCACCCCGCCCTTCGAGCCGCGCATCGCGAACGGCAAGCTCTATGGCCGCGGCAGCGGCGACATGAAGGCCGGCCTGCTGGCCGGCTTGTTCGGGGTCGAGGCCATCCGCAAGGCCGGCTTCGATCCGCTCGGGCGCATCCATGTCCAGTCCGTGGTCGACGAGGAATCCTCCGGCAACGGCACGCTAGCCTGCGTCGCCAGAGGCTACACCGCCGATGCAGCCCTCGTGCTGGAGCCGACCGCGGAGGACCTGATCACCACGCAGATCGGCATCGTCTGGTTTCATGTCCGCCTGCGCGGTACGCCGGCGCACGCCTCCGGCTTCCAGGGCCGGACGCCGAACGTCATCGAAAAGGCTTTCATCCTGATGGAAGCGCTGCGGAAGGTCGAAGACCGCTGCAACGCTCCGGAGAACCGGCATCCGGCCTATGCCGACCATCCCCATCCGATCCGGCTGAATATCGGCCAGATCGAGGGCGGCAACTGGCCGTCGAGTGCGCCGGGCTTCTGCACCTTCTCGGGCCGGCTCGCCGCCTATCCAGATCAGGATCCCGCCGAGGTGATGGCGGCGCTGACCGAAGCCATCGAGGCCGCGACGGCCGCTGACCCGTTTCTCAAGGCCAATCCCCCGCAGATCAGCTTCCGCGGCAACCGCTTCCCCGGCTTCCTGGCGCGGGGAATCGAGGTCGTGCGACCGGCGCTGGAGAACGCCCATCAGCAGGCCTTCGGCCGGCCGCTGCGCGAGACCGTCATCGCCTTCGGCTCCGATGCCCGCGTGCTCGGCCTGAATGCCGGCATCCCCTCGCTGGTCTACGGGCCGACCTCGGAAAACCTGCATGGCATCGACGAATGCGTCGATCTGGAAAGCCTGCGCCGGGTCACGAAGACCGTCGCGCTCTTCGTCGCCGACTGGTGCGGCATCGAACCGCGAAAGGGCCGCTGA
- a CDS encoding 3-hydroxyacyl-CoA dehydrogenase has product MTSASAERPPVAVVGAGLIGVAWAICFARAGHPVHLNDRNDEILAAALEVIAAALDDMAEFDLLSGRAPKQVLAHIRPSADLANALAGVAHVQECAPETIPDKSALFERMGELTGPETVLASSTSAFVPSLFTSGVRHRERCLVAHPINPPYLVPLVQLVPAPWTDPAVVARTEGLMVAAGQSPIVLKREADGFVVNRLQGALIHEALRIVEEGVAGPGEIDLAIAKGLGLRWSFMGPFETMELNAPAGIRDYVERYGGLYRRIIGVEHAEALWTGRALDVIEADRMARLDRGRIGERQRWRDRRLMDLVASLRAAEKRTRWSPA; this is encoded by the coding sequence ATGACGAGCGCTTCAGCCGAGCGTCCTCCCGTCGCCGTGGTGGGAGCCGGGCTCATCGGCGTCGCCTGGGCGATCTGCTTCGCCCGGGCCGGCCATCCCGTGCATCTCAACGACCGCAATGACGAAATCCTCGCTGCCGCTCTGGAGGTGATCGCGGCCGCGCTCGACGACATGGCCGAGTTCGACCTGCTTTCGGGCCGCGCTCCAAAGCAGGTTCTGGCCCATATCCGGCCGAGCGCCGATCTCGCGAATGCCTTGGCCGGCGTCGCCCATGTCCAGGAATGCGCGCCGGAGACGATTCCCGACAAATCCGCGCTGTTCGAGCGCATGGGCGAACTGACCGGGCCTGAGACCGTGCTGGCAAGCTCCACCTCCGCCTTCGTGCCCTCGCTCTTCACCAGCGGCGTGCGCCATCGCGAGCGCTGCCTCGTCGCGCACCCGATCAACCCGCCCTATCTCGTCCCGCTGGTGCAACTCGTGCCGGCGCCCTGGACCGACCCGGCCGTCGTCGCGCGGACGGAGGGGCTGATGGTCGCGGCCGGCCAGTCGCCGATCGTGCTGAAGCGCGAGGCGGACGGATTCGTGGTCAACCGCCTGCAGGGCGCGCTGATCCATGAGGCGCTGCGCATCGTCGAGGAAGGCGTCGCCGGCCCCGGCGAGATCGATCTGGCGATCGCCAAGGGGCTCGGCCTGCGCTGGTCCTTCATGGGGCCGTTCGAGACCATGGAGCTCAACGCGCCGGCCGGCATCCGCGACTATGTCGAGCGCTATGGCGGGCTCTATCGCCGCATCATCGGCGTGGAGCATGCCGAGGCGCTCTGGACCGGCCGCGCCCTCGACGTGATCGAGGCCGATCGCATGGCCCGGCTCGACCGCGGCCGGATCGGCGAACGCCAGCGCTGGCGCGACAGACGCCTGATGGATCTCGTCGCAAGTCTCAGGGCCGCCGAGAAACGCACGCGGTGGTCGCCGGCCTGA